The Belonocnema kinseyi isolate 2016_QV_RU_SX_M_011 chromosome 2, B_treatae_v1, whole genome shotgun sequence nucleotide sequence GCCCCCCTACTCCTGCCCGGTCTCAGCCTTAGTAAAACTATtgactcacgcagtttctcagcgcGCAGGACAAGAGACGTCCCTGACTGTTCACGTTTTGAACCCCCGAATTGTGGTAATTGCTATTTGCAGGCGAACCCACGACACTGTACTGAAATCGAGAGTTTGGTgtgattcatattttttcgacagataattaatgtatttctttgaaaatttattaattattgaattaaagaatttcgTATAAAAGGATTCTTTTCGATTGAGgatagaactattttgtttaaaattcatctattttattattttaaattaatattttttattttagttgaaaatttatttctttagtcgaaaatttaaataatttattgagaattcgttttttatatggttggaaattaatttattaaccgaatattttgccattctacttttgattgaaaatttatctttttcagttgaaatttcaactatttggttaaaagttcatctattttcttgaaaatccaacaatttttttgagtaatcctttttggttgaaaattcaagtgactCTAGTTTAAGAGCTGGATTTATCCACCATAATTTGATATAATACAGAGCAGTCCTATGCAATCCGTGGTATGGTtaggtaatccagagtaattctaCATATAGGGGTAAACCGAAATAATCCGAAGTAATCAACTTTCGCAGGACCAAATTTTTAGGAGTAGTTTCCCCTTTGGACGAATATACACAAAACTCTTGTTTTCATTCCCCACCCCTCCCGTTCTCAGCTTTCCTAGAACTACTTGCACTAGCAGTGTCTCATGCGCCAGGGTAAGATCGGTTGTGACTCTCACCTCAGAAAGGCCGCAGTGCGTGAGTAACCATTCAAGtgtattgcgcaatattatgcattctaaTTGGAAATGGCTTAGGCGGCCCTGACAATTCAAGACTAAGAGTCCTAGACTTTACCTAGTTTAAAAAAGCCGTTTACCATTTTTTTGACACCTTTCTATCGTCTTTTTCAGGTACCACACCATATTCCTGTACCAGTTCCGGTAAATCATCCAGTGGCTGTTCCAGTTCCACAAATTGTGAGAGTTCCAGAACATGTGCCTgtggaaattaaaaaaccatATCCATTTCCAGTTCATCAGCAAGTTCCTCTTTTGGTGTCCAAACCAGTCGCTATTCCACAACCAGTCCCAGTTCCACACCCCGTGACAATCGATAAACCTGTCTATTATCCAGTTCCTCATGCAGTTCCATATCCTCAATCTAGCAATGAATACCATGGTACTTTCAACGAGCACAATGACCACAACGAAGGCACTGATCACAATTATTTATCtagatctttcaataaaaaacaaagtaATTATGGTAGTGATTCTTCTAATGAAGGGGTTGAATCTAATCAACCAACATTTAAAGCATCTCAGCAAGACTTCAGGCTAGGAAGAGATTATTCCACAGACAAAGATTTTCAATCCGGACAAGCTTCTACAGTTGCCCAAGACTTTGCACCGAGTCGAGATTTCCCATCAGgcaaagattttttacaaaattttaagttagcAGAAGATCATGCATCAAACAAAGATTTTGGAGAACAGCATTTTCAATCAGAGCAAGATTATGCAGCTAATGGCGATTTTGGAGGACAGCATTTTAAATCAGGACAAGTTGTTAGATCGGAGAGAGATTTCAAATCGGGTCAGAATTTTAGATCCGGACAAGAGTCTGCAGCAGGACAAAATTATAATCAAGAAGAGTAAGATTGAAATCAGTCTaggatgaaaaaaatataaaatcctaaTTACGAAATAGTAAgtggtttctaaattttttgtttttgaaactaaatattaaaattaaacaaatgaaatagtGACGTTGCATCTTAGAGAGCAATATGAGTTCGTGTAAATATCTGTGAGTCATAATTTCTACTGTTAAGTTTTTACTTATGAATGCTCGTTGTTACGTTATTTTTTACACTTATGATAAGAATGTatatgaatttttgtaataaaattgtatttataattgtAAGATGTTGTTGATAAAATGCCTATAGTTAATAAATTCATATGTTAAATTTGTGGCAGgatattttttgatcgaaatttgcataataaacatgagaaaatcttcaaattcttttaaattataaaaagtgtgaaaaagtaaaataatcaaCTGATAAGAAcagtttttaatctgaaatctaacaaatattttgtggtcaattttttgcaaaaaaactatattttatttgaaacattttttaaatatattaaaaagggAATGATTGTTGTTATTTGATGTAATAACAAAGATTTAGCTAATTTATGCCACCATATAAGAAATCTCATAGCATGTTCTCCAGTTCACCCATTCAACCGTACCAagaaaaaaagggggaaaatatagttgtaaataataaagaaagatttcagttcaatTAATCTTTCACTTTTGCTTCTTAAGAAACAtggtaaaaatatgtttattttacttttaataaaatggcACAAAAGATTAAGATATATAAAGATAATATTAAGATTAAATTTaggatacaaaattttaaacatttaatttgtttttatagtaTGGTgacataaaaagaatttaaatacatGATTTATTGACAATATTACGTATGGTGGCGAATTATATATTTTGACGTCTTAGTCGAAAATTGGATGTAAACTTGAGAAAGTGTCATACTCGTAAGTCTTGTGGGCGAGTGAATGGATTCTTCTTTTATTGCCAATTCATTAATGCCTTTTATATTTACTTCTCGATGCTACGTAACGTTCCTTTGCGAAATTATTGAGCGGTCTAAtggcacaaaaaatattttataaaaaagatataaCCCATTCTCattttacgtttatttttataaagtagtggaaaattagttttatttgctAAGAAAAAGTCTTAAGTTTTCcaacttaatattttaaaagtatttaaactgATCTTCAgccttgattaaaaatattattctttgttttagaaattatcaatagttttatttatttatcgtagGCTTCACAGTCTTGCCCCTATTTACCTTCTTCCACCTTTTTTCACTTAATTGCAAACTGATTTAACAGAACATACCAAGAAAgtccaaacatttatttttggactaatctttttcgatgaaataatctactgttatatttttggttgaaaattaatcattttaatgcaaaattttattatttggttgaaaactttacaattctgttaaaagttaatcctttttagttgaaaatttaaaggttttgtttaaaaatccccactttcggttgaaaagtcaagtatttactttaaaaaaatgcttttgttaaaaattaacaaatttgttagaaatttgttctttctttgtggataaaagtgcaatttttttggatcaaaatgaaTCTGTTTGGTTTACGTTAAAAAtagatctctttggttaaaagtttaactagtacATTTTTGGTACCAGAATATCTCTTCTTTAGTTTAAGTTTAAACTACTAAGTTTATTCAAACAGTAGTTGCAAAacttccaaaaattcaattattttgttataaaatttactttttacattctaatcgtttataattgagaaagtattagaattgtcggaaattttacatcacacattttcaatccgaaaatccggttttcacgatggcgtctgtctgtctgcccgtcCGCCCGGCTGTCCGtgcgtccgtaaacacgataattctcgaaaaaattaacgaatgaaattcatctttggcacacttttcttaggtcctaaaagaaaggacaagttcgtgaaccagccatttttgataaaaattcaacaagtgagcgcattttgaaaatttttgagaacacttttttcacaatttgaaaattctatgtacggatgtctatagtattaaaaaaaacaatttatcctaatgacttttttcgatttaaagaaaattctcagagttatagcgttttcaatatttttttaatcaacggaaaatcaaaatttgaagccgaaaaacgcacgatatgaaaaaaagttaagagaagaaaaacatttctttttaaaaaccctacaagattaccataaccaatttttggattttcttaaaaaattcaaattttgattgcacaaaaaataatggaaaataaaaaatttcattttggagacaaagtatgtaggatacgaaaaaagatgaattattaaaaatggttatcccaaaaaagatctacaatttcgttaagaatcacttcttgataggacgcgtacttttggttttattcgtgaaaaataacgttgaaaaaaaataaaaaaaatatgtgtggaaaaacgacgaaagttaccaGAAAAAAATCCAGCATAAcctatttacaaatgtctgtcggaaatcaagcgtgcagcgcgagtgtcacgatgagaatgtgtactttaaagcctacagagctttgagaaacttaatctttgactatatttaattaagtagacaattcagaatatgaagatgcatataaatactgccatctgaaagagatatttttgataaatttttttttcaagcattccaaatgcaaagaataaatatccgagcgcgaagcgcgaggtgtaattatgttagagcgcgaggtaacccattatcgagctcTAAGTGCGAGAtttaaccgtcgcgcgccctgggcgcgctcaaacttgtgagcgaagcgaaccgcgcgcgtagcgcgcgatgagaatgtccccgctaggcgggcagattttttagtttaatattcatagttttatttaaaaattcaattatttagttaaaaaattgcatgtttctttttcattaaaaatcgcactgtttcatttatggtagaaaactgttgttttttagtgaaaaattcgtcctttagtttggaaattaatctcatttggtagaattttaattttttttgttaaaaatccaactgcatGATTATATTTCATATGACTTTATGATAACATGTGACTTCAGGTGGATTCACGTGACTTTATGCGAATTCATATGACTTTATGCGAATTCAAATCACTTCAGATACCTTACGAGACTTTGAAAACAATCAAGTGACTACAAATGAATTCAAGTGACTTTAGTTGAATTCAAGTGACTTTAAGTGACTTCAGATATTCTAGGAGATTTGAGATATTTCAGAAGACTTCAGGAGATTTTATTATTGACTtcacaaatttttccaaattcaactagttggtcaCCCCagtgattcattttttaaaaactgattttttgaagttatcatttttagttgaaaatttaattattttattggaaattcaccacttaattacagttttaatattttttatccaaaaatgcaactttttgattgaatataaTCTGTTTTGGTGAAAGATtgtactattttgctgaaaatttgatcTCTTTCCGGTTCAatactaatctttttaattgaaaatttaactatttgatttttgtttgaaacatattatatttgataaaaattcaactatttgctttgaaATTGTGTTCCCTTCTATaccaaaaaatctttctttgtggGGAATATAACTCTAGTCGTAGcagtttgatcttttttggttgaaaatgcaactttttgttttgaaattaattttttgcgattaaaaatgtctattttttagttaaaagcttaACTGCttcggtaaaaatttatttttttgttattaaagattcatcattttagttaaaaatctagcTACAAATAAAAGTATAATCAGTTTGTTGGAAATACtcctttattttgtttgaaaatttgttttttggttaaaaaccattttttctaactgaaaatttaactattcaatttttggttgaaaaatgggcACTCCTCatggagaataaattttttattttaagtgcaattttttaatggaaatgttagaaatataaagCTTTCCAAACTTAATTTAATACAGTActcacatttaaattattttaaataatttattaccacTGTTATCGATAcagctaaaaaaatttgttttattggctTCTTCTTGTAAGTGGGGGCAGGGGTCGACATGCAAAAGGTGTATagtctaaaatttgaaacattgcagGCCCTGCTATAGCTAAACTGAACTGAgccatttagtttaatttaaataaatttatttcaaacgcgGAGCACTAATTTCTTCTGGTATTTCAGATTTGTCAGTCAAACTTTTGAAGGTTTATTTAAGTTTCGTGAATATTGAgtatgcttataattttttataatcgtGAAAAGGATTGTATTATATGTCACTTTGTTACTACATTCGAGACAACATATGCCCATGTAAGAAAGTACACATATACTTTTCAAGTGGCAAAAGTTGTTTTTATGAGAAATCCGGTTTTCGCATCTCTTATTATACATACGTTATGTAAGAATTACCTTCTCACGCAAGGCAAATTCCAGACGCGatcgattaattgaaaattattgacatTATATTCTTACTCTAAATTTCACTCATCTGACCGACATTTCCACTGTCCTGCTCTTTTAAACGAAATTAATATGCAGGCTTGCGAGTATCCAATTTAATTATTCTTCACAAGAATAACAATTTGGACGACTTCAAATCATTATAGattctcagcaaaaaaataatttaagtaaaatttaaattattgtataatttaaataagagaaaatatacttttcaatgaaacaattcTGCGAGAGAAAATCTCACAAAggaatattctcttaaagttttaaatgttataaaagtcTTCAGAAACtccctttttttcattaaatcaagCTGAGGGTTGTtccttaattgttttatttttgaaaatatttaagggtaaCCCAGAGCATTCTGGTTAATGTTATGGAAGAACTGGATAAGatgccaaaataaaattttatacgaTGACTAAATTGAAGacctgaacaaatttaaaaaaaaaacttctgtgtGGGAGGGGAAAAATAAAATGGACCTCAAGAAGCTTTccaagtaataaatttaaaaactacgcATTTTTATACAGAAGCATGAAAGTATATATTGTAAAGTATGTTTTAAGCCTGTTAAAATGTGCGCAATATATGTATTATTCATATGCCAAAATTTCGAAAGTCATCcacactgaaatttaaaaattcataaaattataagaatgacaactggataaagaccaaaaataagattatttgaTTCTAACCGATAAAAAATTTACTGAGGATTATagaagtatatatatttttcaaattcaaatttatttatttctgagtgtttgaatcttttaaaatttgacataCTGATTTAATTGTAAGGTTCTTGTATATGGGATCTTTTGGTTAATTGTGTAATAGTTATCAATATTATCAATAtaccttttttttattctacaagTTAGTTTCCCAAACTAAATTTccagatttcaattaattttaagcgatatatggtagtaaaataaaaaattaatagaaatatccagaattttgttcagaaaaaaatttaattgatggtCTCTATCGcgctttaaaatacaaaaaaataaaataaaataaaacctctgaaaacacaaaaatgtatttttttcaaaatggaaaaaatattattttgaaagaaaattagacCTAAAATATAGTCACCTTAAGCCTAAATTCTAAAGTCTACATTTAGAATGGTCcaaaaacggattaaaatttattttttatgttatcacCCCCTAATTTTTTCGAatgcaataaaaataatgtcatattttatttgaaaaaaagatatttaaacgtTCTGAAAACGCAATTCATCATTgttcgtaaaaattttttttcaaagtaattctaggaaatgtatattttattcaattttcaagttttctttgGCTTTATTTTTATACGagtaactaaataaaaatatactccAGTAAGAATGattaaatgaaatgtaaaaattttgtttcaaattatttttctctcatttttacttattatttgttcataactaaaaagcgaaagaaatatttaatatttcagaaaaacactGCAACTTTCTATTATTACTCTAAAAGAAAATCGTTTAAAGCAATGAGAAATTTCTTAAGCAAAcacttttttaatctaaattaattaCTGTGTACTCTATTATACAAGAAAAGTTGccgaaatgttgaaaatgaaaaaaacgaattttcctagCATTGCTATAAgtgaaaataaatagaataaataataaatttgtttaaacaattacgttcgttaactttgattaattattattacctcaacctaagtgaaaagttgacaaaaagttcaAGGCTTCAGAAAAAAacctttctagcattatttgaagagaattttactataaaaatgatattttttttaaatttatacgtATGATATTCGATAAATTATTTCCATGTCTAAATTATAAATTCGACACacagttggaaattaaaaaaaaaactgcaaattttatgGCATTAATCTAAGCGAAAATACAGTTTAAACATCAACaagtatatttaaacaattaggtttattaaattaaattaattattacatcactTCAGGTGAAAAGTGGATCAAatgttggaaatttaaacaaaactgcaactttcttACATCACTCTAATAGAAGATTGTTATGAATAAcaataaattcttgaaacaatGACTTTTGTAgcctttgattaatttttactttctttaaagTCAACACTTGACAAAAAGTTGACAATGTCACGAAATaccgcaactttctagtattaatctaagagaagatagtttaaaaaataataataatttaaataataataatataatataaaaataataataatttaaaataataaaataataatttttttaactttattcattattttctagcatttaatgaaaagtttaaaaCTAGTTTAGAAATTCACAAAATACTGCGACTGTCTACCACTATTCTATGAGAAAGttgctataaacaataaaaaattgtttaacaaattttatgaaacacCGAATTATTAGTGAAAAGTAATGTTTTATGTGTAACAAACAATTTGTGTTTTAACAaacaccaaaaaatacaaattagctccaaaaactcgcaaaaccctttttttcaattatgagagCTTTTGGGGCCCTATAAAAACGGCTTATGGagatcaaattcaaaaattaattttttaatcatattttttggctaaTTATGAAAACTGATTTTGTGGGTCAATTGAATTTgcttaatattgacgattctgtctaaaatttacaaaaatatatgtttattctTACTGTCGCcgattttgaaaataagaaaatgatctTGAAGTATCGTTATTTGTTTAGAgaccattttcttttaaaataattgttataaggATTTCAGTCatagaaaattttacgtttaCAAATGGAACCTgtagaattttacaaaatgttttcctCTAAAATAAGCCGTTGCTTATTAAAATGAAAcca carries:
- the LOC117168375 gene encoding uncharacterized protein LOC117168375 — its product is MMFSIILVIMAAAVAKASHFSFDGHGLGHTHIQPKFISQSVHLQEVPTKIIKITKTVAIKVPVPYPVKVPHHIPVPVPVNHPVAVPVPQIVRVPEHVPVEIKKPYPFPVHQQVPLLVSKPVAIPQPVPVPHPVTIDKPVYYPVPHAVPYPQSSNEYHGTFNEHNDHNEGTDHNYLSRSFNKKQSNYGSDSSNEGVESNQPTFKASQQDFRLGRDYSTDKDFQSGQASTVAQDFAPSRDFPSGKDFLQNFKLAEDHASNKDFGEQHFQSEQDYAANGDFGGQHFKSGQVVRSERDFKSGQNFRSGQESAAGQNYNQEE